The Montipora capricornis isolate CH-2021 chromosome 3, ASM3666992v2, whole genome shotgun sequence genome includes the window AATGTTCCTTTGTTGACCCCGGCAAATTTCTAACTTccagaaaaaataaaatgtatttaAAGAAGACTTTTCACGTCGCTTTTAGCCTCTTTTCTTTGTAGACACGCTCTAGATACCATGACAACCGCATTACAGCTTCCCTACGCGCATGCTTTCCAACATGAGGCCGCTGATCTGAACCAGTTTATCTAATTCTCAGCTTTCCTCGGTTCCCAACGGCACGTAAAAAAAGCTCCGGAAACTAAAATGTTCATCATATTTGGTCACAGTCCTCGTCATAGTCTCCTAAAACGGATGACCAGAGGGCGCGAAATGCGAAATGTTGCCGCGTAATTATCATGGCCGAAAACCAAACAAATGCTTCTGGGTCGTTGTTTTGTCAAACTACACGACTGTCCCAGTCTGTAGTGGATCGTGCTAGTGTCTCACTTGCTGACGATGGGCAAAACACGATCCAGAGGACACGAACCGGCCAGAAATTCAGGAAGAATACGCTAGAAGAACTTCGTCGAAAGCGCTTGAAGCGAAACAAGGCTCGCAAAACTAAAATGCGTCAAATGACCAAAAAAGATAAGCGTACTCTTATTCgatcaaaaataaagaaagatcTGGAATCAGCCCACACGAAGGAGATCGCAGAATTAACGAACTCAGTGGAGGATCTAAAAAAGAAGGCCGTATTCTTCTGGAAAAAGTGGAAGGACAGCAAACTTCTCTATCAGTCTCAGAGAGATTATGCCAGGTAATTAAGTAAATAAGGCAATGGTTTTGCTGACTGACATAGATATCTTGAGGACTAGCCCTCTATATAATTTGtggtcattaatatatatatatatattttaaattgatTTCACCAGTTTCCTTACAAATTAGGCAAAGGAAAATTTGAGGATGCCCACTATCGTTGACAAACATGCAATCTGCTTGACCCCTCCCAAGCCCACCCACTCCTCTCCACCCATTCCCCATTTTCTCCAtccaaacaaaaatgcaaaacaatgtAATTTTATTCAAGTCATAATGTCCAAGTCAGATTGATGCCAAACCTTTACGGAGGTTATCTCTGGTGTATTTATTTATGGAGTCTTGGTTTATTTAAACTAGACTATAAGTAATGACTACCATTTACTGCATCTGTTGTAGTCCAAAGGAAATCAATCGGAAAAACTTGACAGATAATGGAAGTCAAAGTGGAGAAGAAAGCTATCTTGGAGAAGGTGTTTTAGGTGTTTGCTCCAAGAAGCTGTATAGGGGGATTGCAGTTGCAGTGAAGCAGTTCAAAGCGAATGTTTCCATTTCTCTTGTTAAACACGAGGCCTCTATTCTTGCAAAAATGGACCATCCAGGTAATGATcagaccccagttgttcaaagggcaCGTAACATTATTCATTGGACAAATCACTTAACAATGGCTACAAGGgtggatctagggggagggtgcagggggtgtgcaccccccccctccctgagGTGACCAACAACTTTCTAATATAACTAGTATTCTCCTTACGTCACCCATCAATTACgtcattccttagtggtgcatgcccttctaagaaaaatcctggatccatcCCTGGGCTAGTGTAGTTTGTTTTGCTAACACTTATCCACCATTAGTTATTTACCCAGTGGATAGCATAATCCACCCTGTGAAAAACTAGGCCCAGtactaaaaacaaaaggaaaatccaGCTGTTCTCAACAGACTTATTATAACAGCAATCATATTCTGCAATTTTATATTGGTAGTGGTTCAATCTTATCCttggtttattttttattacccTTTAATTTTTTACTTGCCTTATGTTATCAATCATAACCTTTCTTAATCAGTAAACTACAGAAGAACTCCACTGATAGTGTATAGCTAGGTGACTGAACATCAATATGCTgagataataattataaattcactgattataaaatattttgttttctaaCATTCAGGTTTACCTCTGTTGTTTGGACAGTGTACTGAGGCCAAGCCATACCTCCTTGTAACTCAGTTTCATGGGAtcgaaggcaactgtgtcaccTTCAGTTGCTTGGTGCATAAAAATATCCCTGATTCACAAAAAGAATGGTGCGGAATTATGTATGAGTGTGCTGATGCTCTGTTATTTATCCATTCTAAAGACCACCTCCACAATGATTTAAAGGGCGATAATGTCATAATAAGTGATGTCAATAATAGTTTACATCCTgtaattattgattttaataAGTCTACAACACTAGCCAAAGGCAAATTATACAAGCTGTCTCTAAGAGATCAAGAAGAGTACAGGAAATATCATAAACACATAGCTCCTGAAATTGTAAGGGGGACTCATCCACAGTCTCCAGCAAGTGATGTTTATGGATTTGGGTTATTACTGTCACTACTATGTAAATACAATAAGACATATGGACCTCTTCGTAAATTAGCATTCTCCTGCATAAATGGAAGTCCAGAGAAAAGACCTACAACACAGCAACTGGTAGCTGCATTGCAGTTACAATACACCAATCAGTCAATGTAAagttcaaaacaatattttgcaaGCTTTGCTACGGTATGTTGTGCATGATACCAGTTACATATGGAAACCTATAACAAAGGGAACATTTTTGGAGACTCTGGCAACTGACCCCAAAAGAGAAGGAAGCCACTTTGTGGAATTTGGTATAATAAATTTTCTACTTAACCACAGGCCCCCTTTGGGGTCCATCTGGTCTGTTTTCTTGTCCATTAATGTCTAATTAAGGGGATGGAAGAGTAATAGTGGCCCTGGCATAGTGGCCTCATTTGCAATGGTTGGCTTGGATTTGATGACCAGCAGTTTCATTTCTGTTTTCCACTGCTAAAAATTAAGATGCCTCTCCTGCAAGAGGACCAACAACAACAGGGCACCTATTACATCTTACTGACTAGAGTACAGTAACCCTTGGCTTTGCAATAAGACTGATGATTATGCATCTTTTGGACTTTTATTATACTGTTTCATGAAAGAAGGATTCTGGTGCAAGGTTGCTTTAAGCAAGTTTAATGTTCTTAATTGAAAATGTTCATTGACATAATCAAAATGCAGACAAACTTCATAGGACACAAATGCATTCACAGTAATAACACAACTAGATTTGTACATATGAATTCAAGCAAACTGGCAGATCAACAAACATCAAACTATCAACCCAAGAACCACTGCCTTCTCATAGGGGCAAAATGATTGCAATTAAGGGGACAAATAGAAAAAATGATAGATGTAAGATGGTGCATCTTTTATATTTATGGTCTCCTCATGAGATGTTTAAAAAATTGAATTGCCAAAAAAGTAGTGAAATAAAATGACAGCAACCACAAGACTTGACACAGCCAAACACTAAAACAGTTCACAGCAAACTTGAAAgatgttttgaaaaagaaataataactACAAGACTGCCATAAGTAGGCAAAAGTACAAGATTTTATATGCAACTTAAAACTACTTGTGATGATTATCCAGATTATAACTGTTTCACAGTAAGTGGAACTGGTTTTTAATTATGGTATATTTCTGTAAAAATGCACAGGGGCTGGTGTGGTTGGATTTAGCTATGACAATGAAACTGTTCAATATTAAAAATTTAGTAACCGGCATACTTGAAAAGGAAccttttttaagtttttatttaGCTTAagattattaaaattaattatgatATATCACTAAGTTAATTGCAAACCTTTTTACTTGATCGTGAACAAcaaaaaatgaccaaattaaatgaaattggATTTGGCAAAAATATAGTGCGCCGTTTTCGTACATGTTTCATGGTGGTAATGGCAAATtaggaataagaatacgtggcgTGATGATTAAAACTCTATGTCTGgagcgtttcgaagcagcaaggataataaaaatatgtttaaaatagcatttcaaCCGATGTTTGACCATTCTAACGTGAacctccgtaaaaacgaaggatttctaacttatattccatgtattcctattccggaatacggtcaatcaaacgcacccacCCTAAAATTTGTAATGTATAAAATCTGACCTTTTAATTGCCACGTTTCAGCTG containing:
- the LOC138040421 gene encoding probable serine/threonine-protein kinase gdt4; its protein translation is MAENQTNASGSLFCQTTRLSQSVVDRASVSLADDGQNTIQRTRTGQKFRKNTLEELRRKRLKRNKARKTKMRQMTKKDKRTLIRSKIKKDLESAHTKEIAELTNSVEDLKKKAVFFWKKWKDSKLLYQSQRDYASPKEINRKNLTDNGSQSGEESYLGEGVLGVCSKKLYRGIAVAVKQFKANVSISLVKHEASILAKMDHPGLPLLFGQCTEAKPYLLVTQFHGIEGNCVTFSCLVHKNIPDSQKEWCGIMYECADALLFIHSKDHLHNDLKGDNVIISDVNNSLHPVIIDFNKSTTLAKGKLYKLSLRDQEEYRKYHKHIAPEIVRGTHPQSPASDVYGFGLLLSLLCKYNKTYGPLRKLAFSCINGSPEKRPTTQQLVAALQLQYTNQSM